One Acidimicrobiales bacterium DNA segment encodes these proteins:
- the secE gene encoding preprotein translocase subunit SecE produces the protein MMQREGQSQGSVAADPAVPVSEPTPSRQRDAPRRTTPAEFLREVRNELRRVAWPSRSEVVNYSTVVLITLIVITSMIFVLNYAFSKAVLFLFNA, from the coding sequence ATGATGCAGCGCGAAGGCCAGAGCCAGGGCTCGGTCGCGGCCGATCCGGCGGTCCCTGTCAGCGAGCCGACCCCCAGTCGTCAGCGGGACGCCCCTCGGCGCACGACTCCGGCCGAGTTCCTCCGGGAGGTCCGGAACGAGCTGCGCCGGGTCGCGTGGCCGTCCCGGTCCGAGGTCGTGAACTACTCGACCGTCGTGCTCATTACCCTCATTGTCATAACGTCCATGATCTTCGTCCTCAACTACGCCTTCTCCAAGGCCGTCCTCTTCCTGTTCAACGCGTGA